In the Lujinxingia litoralis genome, one interval contains:
- a CDS encoding response regulator, which translates to MEQRAAIESLRERFEALSSTENAHGRGSAKIAEGLADIMGEMRAEEADAIRLDVIVRGLSGLADFLSATQTETPPPTSKPAPTGVPAGLEQFVEAFQQEASRRLTGLSIAMMGIFSEQGSEEALQQSTSHLHAIRGGAAMLGLKPVAEVTGTMEQVLVAMRKVEPSKRAWPTKTLLRGYALIEDAAREKGARINEVQADEIVTELRKTLGELGQTRQTGSGERRQEPVTEASPASDEPSVDAAREARAATGGGVELPEIPPVLEGGAAEQTDVEDGPDAEVLEQRILVVDDVPTIAASVGFILSDLEVPIDIAENGEEALQMLQEQAYSLVISDVDMPRMDGVALTRMVRSTAGLDHIPVILLTSLDHPESREAGLKAGAIDYLIKGAIGGGELVNRVREILTVAPYVERQEPTRKLRILVAEDTETVAASIAFVLSEGPYDIVLATDGKDALSRIKQSAFDLLITDMQMPYMSGTELVRAVRGLGTFDNLPIVMLTSVQEEEEIAQAVSAGVNRYLIKGEIAGGKLLNLVEELLAADNEALGV; encoded by the coding sequence ATGGAGCAGCGAGCTGCGATCGAGAGTTTAAGGGAGCGTTTTGAGGCCCTCTCCTCAACCGAGAATGCCCACGGCCGTGGCAGCGCGAAGATTGCCGAAGGTCTGGCCGACATCATGGGAGAGATGCGCGCGGAGGAGGCCGATGCCATCCGCCTTGATGTGATCGTGCGCGGGCTCTCCGGTCTGGCCGACTTTTTGAGTGCCACACAGACCGAGACTCCACCACCCACTTCCAAGCCTGCCCCCACCGGGGTTCCCGCCGGTCTGGAGCAGTTTGTGGAGGCGTTTCAGCAGGAAGCCAGCCGTCGGCTGACCGGGTTGTCGATTGCGATGATGGGGATCTTCAGCGAGCAGGGGTCCGAGGAAGCGTTGCAGCAGTCGACCTCGCACCTGCATGCGATTCGCGGTGGCGCGGCGATGCTCGGGCTTAAGCCCGTGGCCGAGGTCACCGGGACCATGGAGCAGGTGCTCGTGGCCATGCGCAAGGTGGAGCCTTCGAAGAGGGCCTGGCCGACCAAAACCCTGCTTCGTGGGTACGCCCTCATCGAAGACGCAGCCCGTGAGAAGGGCGCGCGTATCAATGAGGTGCAGGCCGATGAGATCGTCACCGAACTTCGCAAAACTCTGGGAGAGCTGGGCCAGACGCGTCAGACGGGGAGTGGCGAGCGTCGACAAGAGCCGGTGACGGAGGCGTCGCCAGCAAGCGACGAGCCGAGCGTCGACGCCGCGCGTGAAGCGAGGGCCGCCACGGGTGGCGGAGTCGAGCTTCCAGAGATTCCTCCTGTGCTGGAGGGCGGGGCCGCTGAGCAGACCGATGTTGAAGACGGGCCTGATGCCGAGGTGCTGGAGCAGCGCATCCTGGTGGTGGACGACGTCCCCACCATCGCCGCCAGTGTCGGGTTTATCCTCTCCGATCTGGAGGTACCCATCGACATCGCGGAGAACGGGGAGGAGGCGCTTCAGATGCTGCAGGAGCAGGCCTACTCGCTGGTGATTTCCGATGTGGATATGCCGCGTATGGATGGCGTGGCGTTGACGCGGATGGTGCGCTCGACGGCAGGGCTCGATCATATCCCGGTGATTCTGCTGACCAGCCTGGATCACCCCGAGTCGCGCGAAGCCGGACTCAAAGCCGGTGCTATCGACTATCTGATCAAGGGGGCCATCGGCGGCGGCGAGCTCGTGAACCGTGTGCGGGAGATCTTGACGGTCGCTCCCTACGTGGAGCGGCAGGAACCCACCCGCAAGCTGCGCATTTTGGTGGCCGAGGATACCGAGACGGTGGCGGCCTCGATTGCCTTTGTGCTCTCGGAGGGCCCTTACGATATTGTGTTGGCGACCGATGGCAAGGATGCGCTCTCCAGGATTAAACAGAGTGCGTTTGATCTGTTGATCACCGACATGCAGATGCCCTATATGAGCGGCACGGAGCTTGTGCGCGCCGTGCGTGGGTTGGGTACCTTTGATAACCTGCCGATTGTGATGCTCACGAGTGTTCAAGAAGAAGAGGAGATCGCCCAGGCGGTTTCTGCCGGGGTGAATCGCTACTTGATCAAGGGTGAGATTGCCGGTGGGAAGCTATTGAACCTGGTCGAAGAGCTGCTGGCAGCCGATAACGAGGCGCTCGGAGTCTGA
- a CDS encoding response regulator, which translates to MARVLIVEDSPLIVQMLTMVCQGAGHQVVACERFGEVSQAAAQGVDVVITDLNLPEVPDDDTVRALREIAALKHLPMIIISGRPRAELEMIAAERGAQGALSKDEGMPVIAAELPPMIDALVG; encoded by the coding sequence ATGGCTCGGGTATTGATCGTCGAGGATAGTCCGCTCATCGTGCAGATGCTGACGATGGTGTGTCAGGGCGCGGGGCACCAGGTGGTGGCGTGTGAGCGCTTTGGGGAGGTCAGCCAGGCGGCGGCGCAGGGGGTCGACGTGGTGATCACGGATCTGAACCTGCCCGAAGTCCCGGATGATGACACGGTGCGTGCGCTTCGGGAGATCGCGGCGCTTAAGCATCTGCCGATGATCATTATCTCGGGTCGGCCCAGGGCCGAACTCGAGATGATTGCGGCCGAACGGGGGGCGCAGGGGGCGTTGTCGAAAGACGAGGGGATGCCCGTCATTGCCGCGGAACTTCCTCCGATGATCGACGCGCTGGTTGGCTGA
- a CDS encoding tetratricopeptide repeat protein, whose translation MNAHPGPESDLRQALLHLAYWHLERGHLHKSETLSRGLLTLDPGCGEAWYYLGASLRRRGHISDAAQAFVQATQLGDHRPEVWLALAEAKILCGDARTARAAIAQVTRALPKTDRRFRRACALLRMCPPEAVVY comes from the coding sequence ATGAACGCTCACCCAGGCCCGGAGTCGGACCTCCGCCAGGCACTACTGCATCTGGCGTACTGGCATCTAGAGCGCGGACACCTTCACAAAAGCGAGACCCTCTCCCGCGGCCTGCTGACCCTGGACCCCGGCTGCGGCGAAGCCTGGTACTATCTGGGAGCCTCGCTGCGCCGCCGAGGCCACATCAGCGATGCCGCCCAGGCCTTCGTGCAAGCGACTCAGCTGGGCGACCATCGCCCGGAGGTATGGCTGGCCCTGGCCGAGGCCAAAATCCTCTGCGGCGACGCCCGCACGGCTCGCGCAGCCATCGCTCAGGTCACCCGGGCCCTCCCGAAGACGGACCGCCGCTTCCGGCGAGCGTGTGCCCTGCTGCGGATGTGCCCCCCGGAGGCTGTTGTGTACTGA
- a CDS encoding EscU/YscU/HrcU family type III secretion system export apparatus switch protein, with translation MSEKTEKPTPKKLRQARKDGKVAKSAEFTGVAVMLAALATLALSLPLVVKELAALTARAIELSTRPTLDTTVVGALLQESLGALARALIPVLGAAFVAAALTTYLQVGALFVIKPLIPDPKRLDPVQGAKKIVSKERAVELIKNLLKLSLMGCVGYGVLRDWLPPMARAPGGELLGALGALGAATFRLTTYLVSGLIIFGVVDLLLQRHNFTKGLRMAKHEIKREHKESEGDGQIKGKRKQFHRELLAGGSLSRVRDADAVVVNPTHVAVALSYDPDAMRAPTIVASGRGVTAQVIKRAAYRHNVPVVHNVSLARALVELGDNTEIPEEFFEPVAQILRHIYNLREGASSQPQEHR, from the coding sequence ATGAGCGAAAAGACCGAAAAACCCACCCCAAAGAAGCTCCGACAGGCCCGAAAAGACGGAAAAGTCGCCAAATCCGCCGAGTTCACCGGGGTGGCCGTCATGCTGGCAGCCCTGGCCACCCTGGCGCTCTCACTCCCCCTGGTGGTCAAAGAGCTCGCCGCCCTCACCGCGCGAGCAATTGAACTCAGCACTCGCCCCACCCTGGATACGACCGTGGTGGGGGCCCTGCTGCAGGAGTCCCTGGGGGCGTTGGCCCGGGCGCTGATACCGGTGCTCGGAGCGGCTTTCGTCGCTGCCGCGCTCACCACCTACCTTCAAGTGGGCGCGCTCTTTGTCATCAAGCCGCTCATCCCCGATCCCAAACGCCTGGATCCGGTCCAGGGCGCCAAAAAAATCGTCTCGAAGGAGCGGGCGGTCGAACTCATCAAGAACCTGTTGAAACTCAGCCTGATGGGATGCGTCGGCTACGGCGTGCTGCGCGATTGGCTGCCGCCGATGGCCCGCGCTCCGGGTGGGGAACTTTTGGGAGCCCTGGGAGCCCTGGGAGCAGCCACCTTTCGACTCACCACCTATCTGGTCAGCGGATTGATCATCTTCGGCGTGGTCGATCTTCTCCTGCAACGCCACAACTTCACCAAAGGACTGCGCATGGCCAAGCATGAGATCAAACGGGAGCATAAAGAGAGCGAGGGCGACGGGCAGATCAAAGGGAAACGCAAACAATTCCACCGGGAGCTGCTGGCCGGCGGTAGCCTCTCCCGAGTTCGCGACGCGGATGCGGTGGTGGTCAACCCCACCCACGTGGCCGTGGCGCTGAGCTACGACCCCGACGCGATGCGCGCGCCCACCATCGTCGCCAGCGGTCGCGGCGTCACTGCTCAGGTCATCAAACGGGCGGCCTACCGTCACAACGTGCCCGTAGTTCACAATGTCTCGCTGGCCCGCGCCCTGGTGGAACTCGGCGATAACACCGAAATCCCCGAAGAGTTTTTTGAACCCGTGGCCCAGATCCTGCGCCACATCTACAACCTGCGCGAAGGCGCCTCTTCCCAACCTCAGGAGCACCGATGA
- a CDS encoding EscT/YscT/HrcT family type III secretion system export apparatus protein has protein sequence MRELFQNPAFQTMAFQGIALASLIAARLIPIVQIVPYFGGKATPQTVKLAITITLGALIFPTVWLQGTAAHIPESTALLGLLLLKEVLVGFTLGFVAALSFEAIRVAGQLIDNNAGLTQATSLAPQLPERVSPTTNFLLQLSIVIFFAIGGHRLVLWGLAKSFERLPPHAFIGGESAAGTELLAQSAELLLRLTADAIALGVLMAFPVIAAILLVNVFLALVNKSAPQINVFFLGMPLKAAVAAFVLLLGLDVVLDLFANRALEDLTYLETLPALFGGPP, from the coding sequence ATGCGCGAACTTTTCCAAAACCCGGCCTTTCAAACGATGGCCTTTCAGGGCATCGCGCTGGCGTCGCTCATCGCCGCGCGTCTGATCCCGATCGTGCAGATCGTGCCCTATTTTGGAGGGAAAGCCACCCCGCAGACGGTCAAACTCGCCATCACCATCACGCTCGGCGCGCTGATCTTTCCCACGGTCTGGCTCCAGGGCACGGCCGCTCACATCCCCGAAAGCACCGCACTCCTGGGGCTCCTGCTCCTCAAAGAAGTCCTGGTCGGCTTTACGCTGGGCTTTGTCGCTGCGCTCAGCTTTGAAGCCATACGCGTGGCCGGTCAGCTCATCGACAACAACGCCGGCCTCACCCAGGCCACCTCGCTTGCCCCTCAACTCCCCGAGCGAGTCTCCCCCACCACCAACTTCCTGCTGCAACTCTCGATCGTCATCTTCTTTGCAATTGGCGGCCACCGCCTCGTCCTGTGGGGGCTGGCCAAGAGCTTTGAGCGCCTGCCCCCCCACGCCTTCATCGGAGGGGAGAGCGCGGCCGGCACCGAACTCCTCGCGCAGAGCGCCGAACTCCTCTTAAGACTCACCGCTGATGCGATCGCCCTGGGCGTTCTGATGGCCTTCCCGGTCATCGCGGCCATCCTTCTGGTCAACGTCTTCCTGGCTCTGGTCAACAAGTCAGCCCCCCAGATCAACGTCTTCTTCCTGGGCATGCCCCTCAAGGCCGCCGTCGCCGCGTTTGTGCTGCTGCTGGGGCTCGATGTGGTGCTCGACCTCTTCGCCAACCGGGCGCTCGAAGATCTCACCTACCTGGAGACCTTGCCCGCGCTCTTCGGAGGTCCTCCATGA
- the fliQ gene encoding flagellar biosynthesis protein FliQ — MEDYILQVAREGLWLVLITSAPPLLASMGVGLAVSVVQATTQIQEQTLTFVPKLIAVFASLAIAGPWIGSQLVRFTHALFEGFPNYF, encoded by the coding sequence GTGGAAGACTACATCTTACAGGTGGCCCGCGAAGGGCTCTGGCTGGTCCTCATCACCTCGGCCCCCCCGCTGCTCGCCAGCATGGGCGTGGGACTGGCGGTGAGCGTGGTCCAGGCCACCACTCAGATCCAGGAACAGACGCTGACCTTTGTGCCCAAGCTCATCGCGGTCTTCGCCAGCCTGGCCATCGCCGGCCCCTGGATCGGCAGCCAGCTGGTGCGCTTCACCCACGCCCTCTTCGAAGGCTTTCCCAACTACTTTTAA